A window from Chryseobacterium vaccae encodes these proteins:
- a CDS encoding Crp/Fnr family transcriptional regulator, with amino-acid sequence MFSEFNPILKHFSQYIPIREPFKKELLERLSFQVFEKGELLQDADKICTKSYFIVNGLARTYYLKDGIEISEYFSCENEWINSPKSFIERTKDIYYIDCLEKTETFCLNVQDLVYLFDHFPEMERYARLSMGSVFGHLMERITSQRFTTAKEKYEHFLRIYKGIYHRIPLGMTASYLGITQSTLSRLRAEK; translated from the coding sequence ATGTTCTCCGAATTCAACCCTATCCTGAAACATTTCAGCCAATATATTCCTATCAGAGAGCCCTTCAAAAAAGAACTCCTTGAAAGACTGTCTTTTCAGGTCTTTGAAAAAGGAGAATTGCTGCAGGATGCCGATAAGATCTGTACCAAAAGCTATTTTATTGTTAACGGGCTGGCAAGGACCTATTATCTGAAAGACGGAATTGAAATCAGCGAATACTTTTCCTGTGAAAATGAATGGATCAATTCACCGAAAAGTTTCATAGAAAGAACAAAAGATATTTATTACATCGACTGCCTTGAAAAAACAGAAACCTTCTGCCTGAATGTGCAGGATCTTGTCTATTTATTTGATCATTTTCCGGAAATGGAGCGATATGCTAGGCTTTCCATGGGAAGTGTATTCGGTCATTTGATGGAACGTATTACCTCACAGAGATTTACGACCGCCAAAGAAAAATATGAACATTTTCTCAGAATTTACAAAGGAATTTATCACCGTATCCCACTGGGAATGACCGCTTCCTATCTGGGAATTACCCAGTCTACACTCAGCAGGCTCAGGGCAGAAAAATAG
- a CDS encoding GLPGLI family protein, giving the protein MKKTITFVALILFSANIFSQTHRFIYDFKYKVDTLDTEYDKQEMALDINPDEVKFYEYQFAVNDSLSRLPQHEYSQYTSQSQQTLKRKINTNNNLNYVQIMMMPYYYVYESNDPIKWKIENKTKTLGSYKIQKATTYFGGRNWTAWFTPDIPISESPYKFRGLPGLILAVEDSQQHFTYQLSRNVNFDKTYDTSGFLEKHYNLNALKINYKTWIKLNLEFYNDPYARMRAEFNPDWFVKINDRRIKSREEFYELTKPTQDQIRREYNPIERDKAIPYPKK; this is encoded by the coding sequence ATGAAAAAAACGATAACTTTTGTCGCTCTTATTTTGTTTTCAGCCAACATTTTCTCACAAACCCACCGGTTTATTTATGATTTTAAATATAAAGTGGATACTCTGGATACGGAATATGACAAACAGGAAATGGCCCTGGACATTAATCCGGATGAAGTAAAGTTTTATGAATATCAATTTGCAGTAAACGACTCCCTCTCCAGGCTTCCGCAACATGAATACTCTCAATATACCAGCCAGTCTCAGCAGACACTCAAAAGGAAAATAAACACCAATAATAACCTCAACTATGTTCAGATTATGATGATGCCTTATTATTATGTTTATGAATCTAATGATCCTATCAAATGGAAGATAGAAAATAAAACCAAAACATTGGGAAGTTATAAAATTCAGAAGGCGACCACGTATTTCGGAGGCAGGAATTGGACTGCATGGTTTACTCCGGATATTCCGATTTCCGAAAGCCCCTATAAATTCAGGGGACTACCGGGTTTAATCCTTGCTGTTGAAGATTCACAGCAGCATTTTACCTATCAGCTGTCAAGAAATGTCAACTTTGATAAGACCTACGACACTTCAGGATTTCTTGAAAAACATTATAACCTGAATGCCCTGAAGATCAACTACAAAACATGGATCAAACTGAATCTGGAGTTTTACAATGATCCGTATGCCAGAATGAGAGCCGAGTTTAATCCGGATTGGTTTGTAAAGATTAACGACAGGAGAATTAAATCAAGAGAGGAGTTTTATGAACTCACCAAACCTACTCAGGATCAGATTCGAAGAGAGTACAACCCTATAGAAAGGGATAAGGCAATTCCTTACCCGAAAAAGTAA
- a CDS encoding acyl-CoA thioester hydrolase/BAAT C-terminal domain-containing protein: protein MKLLFKTLLILFFVSSILKAQDTLVSKNTDAVLYTPSKKIRGLVVGLGGSEGGNAWASNRWKTVRDQFLGKDYAFLAVAYFGSKNSPRLLEKIEIEDVYKVIQSAKNKIHTDKIAIMGGSRGADLALLLGSYYPDISCVIGLSSSHAVFPGNTDHFSTSTWTFQDKELPFIPVNEAAIPFMIQRNIRKAFEAMLQDHDAEQKALIQVENIRGPVLLISGTKDEICPSSEMSDAMVQRLKQKNFRYHYEHLRLEGGHTEPYKHFDKVFDFLQHYF, encoded by the coding sequence ATGAAACTACTATTCAAAACATTACTGATTCTGTTTTTTGTGAGCAGTATATTAAAAGCACAGGACACCCTTGTATCAAAAAATACCGATGCCGTTTTATATACTCCTTCAAAAAAGATTCGTGGTCTTGTTGTAGGATTAGGTGGCTCCGAAGGCGGGAATGCATGGGCCTCCAATCGATGGAAAACGGTGAGAGATCAGTTTCTGGGCAAAGACTATGCTTTTCTGGCAGTAGCTTATTTCGGATCAAAAAACTCACCCCGTCTGCTTGAAAAAATTGAAATTGAAGATGTTTATAAGGTAATTCAGTCTGCAAAAAATAAAATTCATACAGACAAAATAGCTATAATGGGCGGTTCAAGAGGAGCAGATCTGGCGTTGTTATTAGGAAGTTATTATCCGGATATTTCCTGTGTTATCGGACTTTCTTCAAGCCATGCTGTTTTTCCCGGTAATACCGATCATTTTTCTACCTCCACCTGGACCTTTCAGGATAAAGAGCTGCCTTTTATTCCCGTCAACGAAGCTGCTATACCTTTTATGATTCAGAGAAATATCAGAAAGGCATTTGAAGCGATGCTCCAGGATCATGATGCAGAACAAAAAGCCCTTATTCAGGTTGAAAATATCAGAGGTCCGGTTTTGCTGATCTCAGGTACAAAAGATGAAATATGCCCTTCATCCGAAATGTCTGATGCTATGGTTCAAAGACTGAAACAAAAGAATTTCAGGTATCATTATGAACATCTCAGATTAGAAGGCGGACATACAGAGCCCTATAAGCATTTTGATAAAGTCTTTGATTTTCTTCAGCATTATTTTTAA
- a CDS encoding alpha/beta hydrolase gives MNRYITACLGTLLFFLTACREDTFDQEYVREFTLNSSINGSSYPIKVALPKNYSASSKYKTIYVLDSKWDFDIVAREVQKQSENSQRNDILVVGIGWGNDRLDDYLPVPFKDGKGLASEFARVIDEELIPKVEQDFHAAVSREDRTILGHSAGGLFGAYCFTNYPDIFGTYLCLSPSLWIGDQIVLKEEKKNRTANQTRNGRFFLAVGELEEEVMRPPVEAFRQILHQHYTGFSQQYNLAKGLNHMSSKKPNIRKAIAFYFQQL, from the coding sequence ATGAACAGATATATTACAGCATGTCTCGGCACCTTGTTATTTTTTTTAACGGCCTGCCGGGAGGATACATTCGATCAGGAATACGTGAGGGAATTTACGCTTAATTCTTCCATTAACGGAAGCAGCTATCCTATTAAGGTTGCCCTGCCTAAAAATTACTCTGCCTCGTCAAAATATAAAACCATTTATGTCCTGGATTCGAAATGGGATTTTGATATTGTGGCACGGGAGGTTCAGAAACAGTCTGAAAATTCTCAACGCAATGATATTCTGGTAGTAGGTATTGGCTGGGGTAACGACCGGCTGGATGATTATCTTCCGGTTCCCTTCAAGGATGGAAAGGGTCTGGCCAGTGAATTTGCCCGGGTTATTGATGAGGAGCTCATTCCAAAGGTGGAACAGGATTTTCATGCAGCAGTCTCACGGGAAGACCGTACTATATTGGGTCATTCTGCCGGAGGACTGTTTGGAGCTTACTGCTTCACTAATTATCCTGATATTTTCGGCACCTACCTTTGTCTGAGTCCTTCACTTTGGATAGGAGATCAAATTGTACTTAAAGAAGAAAAAAAAAACCGGACTGCAAATCAGACCCGAAATGGTAGGTTCTTTTTAGCTGTTGGTGAACTTGAAGAAGAGGTAATGCGTCCACCTGTAGAAGCATTCCGTCAGATTCTTCATCAGCACTACACCGGTTTTTCACAACAATATAATCTGGCTAAAGGGCTGAACCATATGAGTTCCAAAAAGCCCAATATCCGGAAAGCCATTGCTTTTTATTTCCAACAACTTTAA
- a CDS encoding AraC family transcriptional regulator: MTMAEGWQLIYIGGISISLFLFIMLISKQKKTTADKILSTWFLFALIHLILIAGYASGFIYKIPALVGWELPLPFLHGPFLYLYILFLSGQQRYYGFRYLLHFIPTLLASLLLAFVIPAARLDTSALSAFTPLFKGIVGCIMISGVVYVTLSLRLLYRHRHNIVGQFSNTDKITLNWMRYLISGMGIIWIVVIFIQSAQAVYIAVALFIFFIGYFGIRQAGIFSNPASMHEVLLPIVLEPDSQPEEPETITKTADRIKYEKTKLEETKAGEIQAELAALMKEQECYKDPELTLGDLAKMLNILPGTLSQVINSKEGKNFYEYINTLRVEAFKELLLQPESRQYTLLALAFECGFNSKTSFNRNFRKITQMSPSSYVKQQQIEIQLGD; this comes from the coding sequence ATGACCATGGCGGAAGGCTGGCAACTTATTTACATAGGCGGGATTTCAATATCACTGTTTCTTTTTATCATGCTGATCAGTAAGCAGAAGAAAACTACGGCAGATAAGATTTTGAGTACCTGGTTTTTGTTTGCTTTGATTCATCTGATACTCATTGCAGGCTATGCTTCAGGGTTTATCTATAAAATTCCGGCACTGGTCGGATGGGAATTACCACTCCCCTTTCTGCATGGTCCTTTTTTATATCTCTATATTTTGTTTCTAAGCGGCCAGCAGCGCTATTATGGTTTCCGGTATTTACTTCATTTTATTCCGACACTATTGGCATCTCTTTTATTGGCATTTGTCATTCCGGCAGCACGATTGGATACCTCTGCACTATCTGCTTTTACTCCCTTGTTTAAGGGAATTGTGGGATGCATTATGATTTCAGGGGTTGTATATGTGACCTTATCACTCCGCCTCCTCTACAGACACCGGCACAATATTGTGGGACAGTTCTCCAATACTGATAAAATCACGCTTAACTGGATGCGGTACCTTATTTCAGGGATGGGAATTATATGGATTGTTGTGATATTTATCCAATCGGCCCAGGCTGTGTATATTGCTGTTGCATTGTTTATTTTCTTTATCGGTTATTTTGGCATCCGCCAGGCGGGCATTTTTTCTAATCCGGCATCAATGCATGAAGTTCTTCTTCCAATTGTACTTGAACCGGACAGTCAGCCGGAAGAACCTGAGACTATCACAAAAACGGCCGACCGGATAAAATACGAAAAGACAAAACTGGAAGAGACCAAAGCAGGTGAAATTCAAGCAGAACTGGCTGCATTAATGAAAGAACAGGAATGTTATAAAGATCCTGAACTCACTCTAGGAGATCTGGCTAAAATGCTGAATATTCTTCCCGGTACTCTTTCACAGGTTATTAATTCAAAGGAGGGGAAAAACTTTTATGAATATATCAATACGCTCCGGGTAGAAGCTTTTAAAGAGTTGCTGCTACAACCGGAAAGCAGACAGTATACTTTACTGGCACTGGCATTTGAATGCGGATTTAATTCCAAAACCAGCTTTAACCGGAATTTTAGGAAAATTACCCAAATGTCACCCAGCAGTTATGTAAAGCAGCAGCAAATAGAAATACAGTTGGGAGATTAA